The Chitinophagales bacterium genome includes a window with the following:
- a CDS encoding sigma-54 dependent transcriptional regulator, with the protein MSRILLIDDEEKLSNLLTRIISLEGFDVVQAADCKSAWKKLDHSEFDIALCDVKLPDGNGVELSGKIKDRFPHMEIILLTAYGNIADSVQAIKNGAFDYITKGDDHDKIIPLLHRAMDKVHLSKRVQQLQKQVGHQYSFDNIIGQSKAILAAIEMAKKVAATDTTVLLLGETGTGKEVFAQAIHTASNRANKPFVAINCSAFSKELLESEMFGHKAGAFTGATKDKKGLFEEASTGTIFLDEIGEMSLELQAKLLRVIETGEFIKVGESKTSKTNARIIAATHRDLPKEIEATHFRQDLYYRISVFQIRLPALRERAADIESLAKHFAVVSSAKTNKKAKSLSAEFIEALKQHQWQGNIRELKNVIERSVILCNTDELTTEDLPAELQPAYSPVKNRKQLSAFDLSSAEKLHIQKVLNYTNGNKTEAARLLNIATTTLYRKLEEYKIS; encoded by the coding sequence CTGAGCCGTATTTTACTTATAGACGATGAAGAAAAACTAAGCAACCTGCTGACTCGCATTATCAGTCTGGAGGGCTTTGATGTGGTTCAGGCGGCAGACTGCAAGTCGGCATGGAAGAAGTTGGATCATTCGGAATTTGACATTGCGCTATGCGATGTAAAACTGCCCGACGGCAATGGCGTGGAACTCTCCGGGAAAATCAAAGACAGGTTCCCGCACATGGAAATTATCCTGCTGACTGCCTATGGCAATATTGCAGACAGTGTGCAGGCAATTAAGAATGGTGCTTTTGACTACATCACCAAAGGTGACGATCACGACAAAATAATCCCGCTTTTGCATCGCGCAATGGACAAAGTGCATCTGTCTAAACGTGTGCAGCAGTTGCAGAAGCAGGTTGGCCACCAATATTCGTTTGACAACATCATTGGCCAATCAAAGGCCATTCTCGCGGCAATTGAAATGGCAAAAAAAGTTGCCGCCACCGACACAACGGTGTTACTGTTAGGTGAAACCGGAACAGGCAAAGAGGTCTTCGCACAAGCCATACATACTGCAAGTAACCGTGCTAATAAACCATTTGTTGCGATTAACTGCTCTGCATTCAGCAAGGAACTTTTGGAGAGCGAGATGTTCGGACATAAAGCCGGAGCATTTACCGGAGCCACTAAAGACAAAAAAGGATTGTTCGAAGAAGCCAGCACCGGCACTATTTTTTTAGACGAAATCGGTGAAATGAGCCTGGAGTTACAGGCAAAGTTGCTGCGGGTGATTGAAACTGGTGAGTTTATTAAAGTCGGGGAAAGTAAAACCAGCAAAACCAATGCGCGCATTATTGCCGCCACACACCGTGACCTGCCAAAAGAAATTGAAGCTACCCATTTCAGGCAAGATCTGTATTACCGCATTTCAGTTTTTCAAATCAGGCTACCTGCTTTGCGCGAACGCGCAGCTGATATTGAATCGCTGGCTAAGCACTTTGCAGTTGTATCATCTGCAAAAACCAATAAGAAAGCTAAATCGCTTTCTGCTGAATTTATCGAAGCGCTTAAACAACATCAGTGGCAAGGCAATATACGGGAACTGAAAAATGTAATTGAGCGCAGCGTTATTCTTTGCAATACTGACGAACTCACCACGGAGGACCTACCGGCAGAACTTCAACCTGCTTATTCTCCTGTAAAGAACCGAAAACAACTATCGGCTTTTGACTTATCCAGTGCCGAAAAACTCCACATTCAAAAAGTGCTGAACTACACCAATGGCAACAAAACCGAGGCGGCACGGCTGCTCAATATTGCCACTACCACCCTTTACCGCAAACTGGAAGAATACAAAATCAGTTAA
- a CDS encoding alpha/beta hydrolase — protein sequence MKILLNLLVIVQLLPQTMAQNKNDLPSSKPLVIGTTEEIFSRELSENRIVNIYLPEGYNEKDSIRYPVIYALDGGIDEDFLHITGIVQYNTLPWINRIPASIVVGIVNVDRKRDFTGPTNFVNDKKHAPTGGGSAKFIAFIEKDLLPYINATYKTNASRTIIGQSLAGLLATEILFTKPTLFDKYIIVSPSLWWNDGSLLKLQPEILNATYSHPTAVYIGVGKEGLTPGLDSHVMEVDANLLADKISQSKSKNVTVYFDYLPSEDHATVTHPAVFNAFRLLYPDKKEH from the coding sequence ATGAAAATCTTACTCAACCTGCTAGTTATTGTTCAGCTTTTGCCACAAACAATGGCACAAAACAAGAATGATCTCCCATCGTCAAAACCACTTGTTATCGGAACAACGGAAGAAATATTTTCCAGGGAACTTTCGGAAAACAGGATAGTGAATATTTATTTACCCGAAGGTTATAATGAAAAAGACAGCATAAGATATCCGGTAATATATGCGCTTGATGGTGGCATTGACGAAGATTTTCTCCATATAACAGGCATCGTCCAATACAATACTTTGCCCTGGATTAACCGGATTCCTGCATCCATTGTGGTTGGCATCGTAAATGTTGACAGGAAGAGGGATTTTACCGGTCCGACAAATTTCGTGAACGACAAAAAGCATGCACCCACAGGTGGCGGTTCCGCAAAATTTATTGCATTCATAGAAAAGGATCTGCTGCCATACATCAACGCAACGTATAAGACGAACGCGTCACGAACCATCATTGGGCAATCGCTTGCAGGACTATTGGCAACGGAAATATTATTTACAAAGCCAACACTCTTCGACAAGTATATTATTGTAAGCCCCAGCCTGTGGTGGAATGATGGTTCGCTGCTGAAATTGCAGCCGGAAATTCTTAATGCTACCTATTCGCATCCCACAGCTGTTTACATTGGCGTCGGAAAAGAAGGACTGACACCGGGACTTGACAGTCATGTGATGGAAGTTGATGCCAACCTGTTAGCCGACAAAATAAGTCAGTCGAAATCCAAAAATGTAACGGTATATTTTGATTACCTGCCTTCAGAAGACCATGCCACTGTAACGCATCCGGCTGTTTTCAATGCTTTCAGACTACTGTATCCGGACAAAAAAGAGCATTAG